The following proteins are encoded in a genomic region of Hirundo rustica isolate bHirRus1 chromosome 3, bHirRus1.pri.v3, whole genome shotgun sequence:
- the RAB1A gene encoding ras-related protein Rab-1A, producing the protein MRHPRRRGRRESESAGGGAAGRRRRRGLGFPSRPGAAPRPCKRCSASGRPVSWSGSGGHFGLRRSAEAAERARADGPSRAPGDRGSLGPAHRGAPASAAGGAAAPPPHSALAVPRAAGPTDMSSMNPEYDYLFKLLLIGDSGVGKSCLLLRFADDTYTESYISTIGVDFKIRTIELDGKTIKLQIWDTAGQERFRTITSSYYRGAHGIIVVYDVTDQESFNNVKQWLQEIDRYASENVNKLLVGNKCDLTTKKVVDYTTAKEFADSLGIPFLETSAKNATNVEQSFMTMAAEIKKRMGPGATAGGAEKSNVKIQSTPVKQSSGGCC; encoded by the exons ATGCGCCacccccgccgccgcggccgccgggaGAGCGAGTCCGCAGGAGGGGGCGCGGccgggaggaggcggcggcgcggaCTCGGTTTCCCGTcgcgccccggggccgccccccgGCCATGTAAGCGCTGCTCGGCGAGCGGCCGCCCCGTTTCCTGGTCGGGGTCCGGCGGCCATTTTGGGCTGAGGCGCAGCGCGGAGGCCGCGGAGCGGGCGCGGGCGGACGGGCCGAGCCGAGCGCCGGGCGATCGCGGCTCCCTCGGACCAGCGCACCGCGGAGCGCCTGCCTCGGCGGCGGGAGGTGCCGCCGCACCGCCCCCTCACAGCGCGCTCGCCGTCCCTCGGGCCGCGGGCCCCACGGACATGTCCAGCATGAACCCCGAATA tgaCTATTTATTCAAGCTACTTCTGATTGGAGACTCCGGTGTTGGGAAATCTTGCCTTCTACTTAGGTTTGCA GATGACACGTACACAGAAAGTTACATCAGCACGATTGGTGTGGACTTCAAAATCAGAACTATAGAACTAGATGGGAAAACAATCAAGCTTCAGATA TGGGACACGGCGGGACAGGAGCGGTTTCGGACTATCACTTCCAGTTACTATAGAGGAGCTCATGGCATCATAGTTGTGTATGATGTTACAGATCAG GAGTCTTTCAATAATGTCAagcagtggctgcaggagaTAGACCGTTATGCCAGTGAAAACGTCAACAAGTTGTTGGTGGGGAACAAGTGTGATCTGACCACAAAGAAAGTAGTAGACTATACAACAGCAAAG GAATTTGCAGATTCTCTTGGAATTCCGTTTTTGGAAACCAGTGCAAAGAATGCCACAAATGTAGAACAGTCTTTCATGACCATGGCTGCCGAGATTAAAAAACGAATGGGTCCGGGAGCGACAGCTGGTGGTGCGGAGAAGTCCAATGTTAAAATTCAGAGCACTCCAGTCAAGCAGTCTAGCGGAGGTTGCTGCTAA